Proteins encoded within one genomic window of Humulus lupulus chromosome 1, drHumLupu1.1, whole genome shotgun sequence:
- the LOC133803159 gene encoding uncharacterized protein LOC133803159, which produces MLVIFARNKSHNEGAKWTAGAITNMIKVGLSDFNMCILKENPKPVQVDQVCTRSQLPTKLVYVDVVVRGLLAFCGVICCKEDGSLAYRNNVQFFSDCKRLVELSSCSPTKAGTMFSSSPTVKGLSML; this is translated from the exons ATGCTTGTTATCTTTGCTAGAAACAAATCGCATAACGAAGGTGCCAAGTGGACAGCAGGAGCTATCACCAATATGATCAAAGTTGGTCTCTCCGACTTCAACATGTGCATCCTTAAAGAGAACCCAAAGCCAGTTCAAGTGGATCAGGTGTGTACTAGAAGTCAGCTGCCCACCAAGTTGGTTTACGTGGATGTTGTTGTACGTGGCCTCCTCGCTTTCTGTGGAGTCATTTGTTGTAAGGAAGATGGATCGTTGGCCTACAG GAACAATGTTCAGTTCTTCTCCGACTGTAAAAGGCTTGTGGAGCTATCAAGTTGTTCTCCGACCAAGGCAGGAACAATGTTCAGTTCTTCTCCGACTGTAAAAGGCTTGTCGATGCTATAG